In Silene latifolia isolate original U9 population chromosome X, ASM4854445v1, whole genome shotgun sequence, the following proteins share a genomic window:
- the LOC141619008 gene encoding U11/U12 small nuclear ribonucleoprotein 35 kDa protein-like isoform X2: MNNKNNINAVFYAKDYHPIQSGSIDGTDILPHDNAIYRALLCSSASLYDPFGDPKVIGDPYCTLFVGHLSRSTTEDTLLKVMSKYGKVKNLRLVRDIVTGASRGYAFVEFETEREMRHAYEDAHHSYIDDSEIIVDYNRQQLMSGWIPRRLGGGLGGKKESGQLRFGGRERPFRAPLRPIPYEDLKRLGISPPPEGRYLSRFQEEKELGRERNLNKTEEEEVGRKSKVTIQ; the protein is encoded by the exons atgaacaacaagaacaacataAACGCAGTATTCTACGCAAAAGATTACCATCCAATACAATCAGGCAGCATCGATGGCACTGACATTCTTCCTCATGATAACGCCATTTACAGAGCTCTTCTTTGTTCTTCTGCTTCCCTTT ATGACCCATTTGGTGATCCGAAAGTAATTGGTGACCCGTATTGTACGTTGTTTGTGGGTCATCTTTCTCGTTCTACTACTGAAGATACTCTTCTCAAG GTTATGAGCAAGTATGGAAAGGTGAAGAATCTGCGGTTAGTTAGGGATATAG TAACAGGAGCATCACGTGGGTATGCATTTGTTGAATTTGAAACAGAGAGAGAAATGAGACACGCGTATGAG GATGCACACCATTCATACATCGATGATTCTGAAATCATTGTTGATTATAATAGACAGCAGTTGATGTCGGGATGGATTCCAAGAAGATTAG GTGGAGGACTTGGTGGTAAAAAGGAATCTGGGCAACTTCGTTTTGGAGGGCGAGAGAGACCATTTCGAGCTCCATT GCGACCTATCCCCTACGAGGATTTGAAAAGACTGGGCATTTCACCTCCTCCGGAAGGGAGATATCTATCACGTTTCCAG GAGGAGAAGGAACTCGGAAGAGAGAGAAACCTCAACAAGACGGAGGAAGAGGAAGTCGGAAGAAAGAGTAAGGTCACCATCCAATAG
- the LOC141619008 gene encoding U11/U12 small nuclear ribonucleoprotein 35 kDa protein-like isoform X1 produces MNNKNNINAVFYAKDYHPIQSGSIDGTDILPHDNAIYRALLCSSASLYDPFGDPKVIGDPYCTLFVGHLSRSTTEDTLLKVMSKYGKVKNLRLVRDIVTGASRGYAFVEFETEREMRHAYEDAHHSYIDDSEIIVDYNRQQLMSGWIPRRLGGGLGGKKESGQLRFGGRERPFRAPLRPIPYEDLKRLGISPPPEGRYLSRFQVPSPPRRRRNSEERETSTRRRKRKSEERVRSPSNRKGEFEDRERTPTRRKRKYDDQEMASQKPEREGDGRDTGKHRSFHKHESETRHSHKHRRRSSRDDSSY; encoded by the exons atgaacaacaagaacaacataAACGCAGTATTCTACGCAAAAGATTACCATCCAATACAATCAGGCAGCATCGATGGCACTGACATTCTTCCTCATGATAACGCCATTTACAGAGCTCTTCTTTGTTCTTCTGCTTCCCTTT ATGACCCATTTGGTGATCCGAAAGTAATTGGTGACCCGTATTGTACGTTGTTTGTGGGTCATCTTTCTCGTTCTACTACTGAAGATACTCTTCTCAAG GTTATGAGCAAGTATGGAAAGGTGAAGAATCTGCGGTTAGTTAGGGATATAG TAACAGGAGCATCACGTGGGTATGCATTTGTTGAATTTGAAACAGAGAGAGAAATGAGACACGCGTATGAG GATGCACACCATTCATACATCGATGATTCTGAAATCATTGTTGATTATAATAGACAGCAGTTGATGTCGGGATGGATTCCAAGAAGATTAG GTGGAGGACTTGGTGGTAAAAAGGAATCTGGGCAACTTCGTTTTGGAGGGCGAGAGAGACCATTTCGAGCTCCATT GCGACCTATCCCCTACGAGGATTTGAAAAGACTGGGCATTTCACCTCCTCCGGAAGGGAGATATCTATCACGTTTCCAG GTTCCTTCGCCACCAAGGAGGAGAAGGAACTCGGAAGAGAGAGAAACCTCAACAAGACGGAGGAAGAGGAAGTCGGAAGAAAGAGTAAGGTCACCATCCAATAGGAAAGGGGAGTTTGAAGATAGGGAAAGGACACCAACTAGACGAAAGAGAAAGTATGACGATCAGGAAATGGCGTCACAGAAGCCAGAAAGAGAAGGAGATGGGAGGGATACAGGAAAACATCGATCCTTTCACAAGCACGAAAGCGAAACAAGACATTCTCATAAACATAGAAGAAGATCGTCGAGGGACGATTCGTCATACTAA
- the LOC141620958 gene encoding feruloyl CoA ortho-hydroxylase F6H1-3-like, protein MAPTIVVSNLVNGNINEFVQNQGYGVKGLVDIMKIETLPTQYIHPKEDRFNINNNNNNNNNCIPIIDMSNPNKELLEKSVCEAAEKWGFFQIINHGVPLEVLEEVKAATYRFFEEPVKEKSKYMKGKSTSNNVRYGTSFVPEMEKALEWKDYLSLFFVSQEEADLLWPTACRNETLKFLKSTEMITLRLMEILMRGLDINEIDKRKACLLMGSKRINLNFYPKCPNPDLTFGVGRHSDVSTLTILLQDDVGGLYVRGLDGKSWTDIPPVKGALVINVGDALQILSNGKYQSVEHWVVANGSKERVSVPIFVSPMPKANIGPFEELLERGETALYKQVLYSDYVKNFFKNVHDGKATIDFAKA, encoded by the exons ATGGCTCCCACAATAGTAGTTTCAAACTTAGTAAATGGAAATATTAATGAATTTGTTCAAAACCAAGGTTATGGAGTTAAAGGTCTAGTTGATATAATGAAAATTGAAACCCTACCAACACAATACATCCACCCTAAAGAAGATAGGTTCAacataaataataacaataataataacaataattgtaTCCCAATTATCGACATGTCGAACCCAAACAAAGAACTACTAGAAAAATCGGTATGTGAGGCCGCAGAGAAATGGGGATTCTTTCAAATAATTAACCATGGAGTGCCTCTTGAAGTGTTAGAGGAAGTGAAGGCGGCAACGTACCGTTTCTTTGAGGAACCGGTGAAGGAGAAGAGTAAGTACATGAAGGGTAAATCGACGTCGAATAATGTAAGGTATGGTACAAGCTTTGTGCCTGAAATGGAGAAGGCTTTGGAATGGAAGGATTATTTAAGTCTCTTCTTTGTTTCTCAGGAAGAGGCTGATTTACTTTGGCCAACTGCATGCAG GAATGAgaccttgaaatttttgaaaagtaCAGAAATGATAACATTGCGACTCATGGAAATACTTATGAGGGGACTCGATATTAATGAAATCGATAAGAGAAAGGCATGTTTACTAATGGGGTCTAAGAGAATTAATCTTAACTTTTACCCGAAATGCCCTAACCCAGACCTAACGTTTGGAGTAGGTCGTCACTCAGATGTATCTACACTTACCATCCTTCTACAAGACGATGTAGGGGGTCTATATGTTCGAGGTTTAGATGGTAAGAGTTGGACTGACATTCCTCCGGTAAAAGGAGCACTTGTAATAAATGTAGGAGATGCCCTACAAATCCTAAGTAATGGCAAGTACCAAAGTGTAGAACATTGGGTGGTCGCGAATGGAAGTAAGGAAAGAGTTTCGGTCCCAATATTCGTAAGTCCGATGCCAAAGGCTAATATCGGTCCTTTTGAAGAGTTGCTTGAAAGAGGAGAAACGGCATTGTATAAACAAGTTCTTTACTCGGATTATGTTAAGAACTTCTTCAAGAATGTTCATGATGGTAAAGCTACAATTGATTTCGCCAAGGCTTAG